From Spinacia oleracea cultivar Varoflay unplaced genomic scaffold, BTI_SOV_V1 SOVchr0_001, whole genome shotgun sequence, one genomic window encodes:
- the LOC130464792 gene encoding uncharacterized protein: protein MQCLSSVSYSILVNAAPTPPIPAKKGLRQGDPISPYLFAIGMEYLSRCLGSVAGDKQFKYHPRCKKLNITHMMFADDLLMFARADMPSVTALFGAFTKFSLASGLLANFHKSEVYTAGVSDSLSDQIAEQIGIPKGSFPFKYFGVPLTTRKLKFADCKPLIEKIVARVRSWSAKFYVLESDFCNAKESNEGNPKDM, encoded by the exons ATGCAATGTCTGAGTTCAGTTTCTTATTCTATCCTAGTCAATGCAGCTCCTACTCCTCCTATTCCTGCTAAGAAAGGGTTGAGGCAAGGGGATCCTATATCCCCCTATCTGTTTGCAATAGGAATGGAGTACTTATCAAGATGCCTGGGTAGTGTTGCAGGTGATAAGCAATTTAAGTACCATCCAAGATGCAAGAAGCTGAATATAACAcatatgatgtttgctgatgatcttcTGATGTTTGCAAGAGCTGATATGCCTTCTGTAACTGCTTTGTTTGGGGCTTTCACTAAATTCTCTCTTGCTTCTGGTCTGCTGGCTAATTTTCATAAAAGTGAGGTGTATACTGCTGGTGTTTCTGATAGTTTATCTGATCAGATTGCTGAGCAAATTGGCATTCCAAAGGGTTCCTTTCCCTTCAAGTATTTTGGTGTTCCCTTAACAACCAGGAAACTTAAGTTTGCAGACTGCAAACCTCTCATTGAAAAGATTGTTGCTCGAGTGAGAAGCTGGTCTGCAAAATTTT ATGTACTGGAGTCAGATTTTTGTAATGCCAAAGAAAGTAATGAAGGAAATCCAAAGGATATGTAG